Genomic DNA from bacterium:
TTCAGATACTCAATACCAACTCAATCAAAAGTTGTAATAAAAATATATGACATACTTGGAAATGAAATAGCAACATTGATGGATGAAGAAAAATCTGTTGGCACATACGAGCTGATGTGGAATGCACAGAATCTCTCGAGCGGTATTTACTTCTATCAACTTAAAGCAGGAGAATTTACCCAAACAAGAAAAATGTTATTGCTGAAATAATAAATCAAAAGTGTAGGGGCACAAAATTTTGTGCCCCTACGAAGGTAATGTGAGAATGAAAATGTTATTGCTGAAATAATTAATACTAATGGAGGGAAAAATGTATAGTGAAAAACAAAAGGACAACTCTCTGTATTTAATGGTATACATAACTTTATTAATGATACTCATTTTTTTGTTAGGATATATTTTTCAAATAAAAGCTTGAAATAATATTGAAACGAAGAAAATGATATTAATAAAATAGTTATTGCAGTAGAGACAAGCGATCGCGTGTCTCTACAAATGTAGTGTGAGAAATGAAAATGTTATTGATTAAACAAAAAAATAATTTATCCCCTCCTGCCTGAGTAGGGGACTAAGGGGAGGTGGGAGATTTTCACCACCCCGGTCTTCGACCACCCCTCCTCAGAGAGGAGGGGAATTTGAAAAAAGTGTTTTTTGAAAATGAATTGTTCTCTAATTAATTATTTATCAACCATAAATAGGAGGATCTATGAAATCGAACTTTTTCAAATTGTTGTTGCTCATTGCTGTTTTGACATTGAGCAATGGTTCTTTATTCGCCCAGTATGAGTGGGAAAAGTATGCAAGCAATCCACTTAGCATCCACGGCTCACCCGGTTCGTGGGATGAAAGCGTTATTACACCTTGTGTTATTTTCAACCCGGACCTGAACAGGTATGAAATGTGGTTTGGAACTTTTGACGGTACCTACCCCAATAACGGAATTGGATTTGCCTGGTCAACAGATGGAATAACCTGGACTAAGCATCCATCAGCAGTAATGACACCAAGTGGAAGCGGATGGGATGCTGTCTCTGTCGGCGAATGCAGTGTAATCAAAGAAGGCAATGTTTATAAAATGTGGTACACAGGTCACCCAAATTCAACACGCACACCTTCATATATCGGTTATGCAACTTCAACTGACGGAGGATTAACCTGGGAGCCATATGCTGGCAATCCTGTCTTAAGCCCCGGCACAGGATGGGAATCTGCAAGAGTTGAATTTCCTTCTGTAATTAAAGTGACTGGAGGTTACTGGATGTTTTATACAGGTGAGTTATCTCACGGAATAGCACGCACAGGCAGAGCATTTTCTACAGATGGAATTAGCTGGCAAAAGGATACCGCACACAATCCTGTTTTACTCCCAGGTGGTGCAGGTGAGTGGGATCAAAACAATTATCTTGGAAATGTTATTGAACTAGATAACACTCTTTACATTTACTACACAGGTGAAACAAATCCCGGTGTAAGCGGCTCTGCAATTGGTGGTGCATCTTCGACTGATATGGGAATAACGTGGACTAAGTTTCAGAACAATCCTATTATTCAACGGGGAACAAGCGGGCAATGGGATAACGGCTGGATTGAAACAGGTTGGCAGTTTTTGCTCATAACGAATTAAAGCTTTATTACGATGGTGGTGGTTCAGCAACCGGTTATCTTGGCAGAATTGGTCTTGCAATTTCGGATCCTCTCCCAGCAGGAACTTATTCAATTGGTAGTGGTGGCAACTTCGCAACAATTCAGGATGCATTTAATAAACTTGAAGCAGATGGAGTTGCAGGCAATGTTACACTTGAACTGATTGATGAACTTTACACAGCGCCGACAACTCAATATGGCTTTCAACTAAATGGACCAATCCCCGGAGCCGGACCAAACAGCAGAGTTACAATCAAACCAGCTGAGAATAAAAATGTTGTAATTGAAGGAAATAATGAAGGCGTGCTCTATTTGATTAATACAGGTTACGTAACATTTGATGGTGTTGATGTAACCGGATCGACTACTTTAACTATTCATGCCCTTCAAAACTTAAGTTATGCTTACAGTGATGCACTTGATTTTATTAACAACTCAGATCATAATATAATCCAGAATATTAATTTCATTGTTGAGGATTATGCAAGAGCAAGTGGTACTGGATTTTGGTACAATCAATCAGGAGCTTTTGCACCAGACAGTAACTTAATTCAAAATAATTTTGTAAGAAAAGGTGGTATGGGATTTTATGTAGTTTCTCCTACTTCAACTACAAGATGTAAGGGGAATGTCATCAGGGGAAATAGAATAGGATCGGAGACAGATAGCTTAATCACTTACGGCATTCAGGTTACTCATAGTGAAAATTCGATTATTGAAAATAATATAATTCAAAATTTGAAAGTGACAATCAGCGGAGCAGACCAATTAACGGCGGGAATAGTCTCAGTCGTAGGTTCTAATGATATTATCAGAAGCAATGTTATTAGCAATCTTAGAGGAATTTCTGGTTTTACTACCTCCGGTATAGCATTATATGGTATCGCCGGCGGTCAGGGAAATAATAGCTATGTATATAATAATATGATATATGATATTCATAGTGTATCAACTCAGACAAACAGCAGAGTAGCTGGCATACAGGTACAATATCAGAATAATCCAAAGATCTATTATAACTCGGTTTACTTATCTGGCACTGGAGAAATCCAGCTTGGTTCCGCTGCGCTTTATATTTTTAGCAATGTTACAAATGCAGATGTAAAGAACAACATTTTTGTAAATACAAGAGATGAATCACCATATTGTGGGTCAGCAATTTATGATTATGGTTCTGCAAACCTAACTTCAGATTATAACGATCTTTACTATGATAATACTAATAATAACAATTGTCTGGTTAGAATCGGAAGCACAGATTATCACACACTTGCAGATTGGCAAGCAACAGGGAAAGATCTTCACAGCTATGTTGAAATGCCGCACTTTATTTCACCAACTGATTTACATATTGATGAAGGTACTGCAACTTATCTTGAATCACGAGGAACTCCAATTGCAGAAGTATTAACAGATATTGATGGAGATGTCAGAGATAATGATTCAACTGATATCGGTGCAGATGAATTTGATGGAATAGTTGGTGTTGAAAATGAGGAAACACTTCCAACGGAATTTGCTCTTGAGCAAAATTATCCAAATCCGTTTAATCCAAATACAACATTCAGATACTCAATACCAAAACAGTCAAAAGTTGTAATAAAATTATTTGATATACTCGGAAATGAAATCGCAACATTGTTGGATGAAGAAAAATCTGTTGGCACATACGAGCTGATGTGGAATGCACAGAATCTCTCGAGCGGTATTTACTTCTATCAACTTAAAGCAGGAGAATTTACCCAAACAAGAAAAATGTTATTGCTGAAATAATAAATCAAAAGTGTAGGGGCACAAAATTTTGTGCCCCTACGAAGGTAATGTGAGAATGAAAATGTTATTGCTGAAATAATTAATACTAATGGAGGGAAAAATGTATTGTGAAAAACAAAAGGACAATTCACTGTATTTAATGGTGTACATAACTTTGTTGATGATACTCATTTTTTTGTTAGGATATATTTTCCAAATTAAAGCTGAAAATAAAATTGAGACAAAGAAAATAATTTTATTGAAATAGAATAATCGTAGAGACACGCGATCTTGTGTCTTTACAAATAAAATGTGAGAAATGAAAATGTTATTATTTAAATAAAAAATAACCTCACCCTGTTTCCCTCTCCCTGCCTACCGCAGGCAGGCTTACCAAGGAGAGGGACTAAGGGAGAGGTAAATATTTAACAATCCATAACTAGGAGGATTTATGAAAAAGTTTTTACTTTTTTTGTGCTTACTTATTTTGTGTTCGTCGACACTGCTTGGACAAGATGAATATCCACGTCCTCTAGAAGAAGTAGACGTCTCACAAATCTGGCATTCCACTCCCGGAGTGATTCCTGAAAATAATATGATGTATGATCCGATTGTATCTGACATCATAAATCAAACAAACCTTGATTCACTCGTCTCTTATGTTCGTATTCTTTCAGGAGAAGATTCAGTATGGATAGGCAGTACAAAAGTATTGATACAGAATCGTGGAAGCAGCGGAGGTGATCTGGCTGCTGATTATCTTATTCAAAAGCTCGCATCATATAACCTTGAAATATATGATCAAATTTATAGCAGCACCGGAAGAAATGTGTATGCAATGCAAGAGGGTTATCTATATCCTGAGCAACAATATATCATCTGTGCACACTATGATGCAGTAGATGTCTATTGTGCTGATGATAATGCCACTGGTGTTGCTGCAGTAATAGAAGCTGCGAGGATTCTGTCAAAATATGATTTCAAGTACACGCTTATCTATGCACTCTGGGATGAAGAGGAAATTGGTTTAGTCGGAAGCAATTATTATGCATCGCAGGCATCATCGAATCAGGATGATATACAGGGAGTATTGAATATGGATATGTTAGCCTGGGATGGAAATAATGATAACCTTCTCGACATTCACACACAGAACACAGGCAACTCAAACGATCTTGCGAACCTGATGGTTGTAGTTAATTACTTGTATGGATTGTCACTTAATCCTGTAATCTATAATCCGGGCACCTGGCAGAGTGATCACTCTTCTTTCTGGAATCACGGATATGGTGCTATACTTCTTATTGAAGCTTATTATGGTGGTGATCTAAATCCATATTATCATAGTATAGATGATCGAATAGACAAATTCAATCTATCTTACTTTCATAATTTAAGTAAGCTTTCGATTGGTACTATTTCATCGTTGCTTGAGGCAACGCAAGACACACTCCTTGCTTCTATTACACCAGATCTTGGATATCAAACATATCCAGTAAATGTTCAGATCAAAGGAGTGAACACACACTTTCAGGAAGGAACAGGAACAGAGCAAGTTTGGTTCTCAATGGATCAGGAAACAATCTTAGCAGATAATTTTAATGTAAACAGCAACACATTATTGAGTGCACAATTTCAAATACCGGCTACAGCAGCAATCGGTTTGTGGGATGTAATTGTAGAATGTTCAATTGATGGAATTATTTCCAAGGCAGAAGCATTTGAGATTCTTCCACCACCAGCGATAATAGTTGTTCAACCTGATTCAATTGTTGTTGGTGTATTGCCCGGTTCAACTAAAACAAAAATATTAACAATCAGTAATGAAGGAGAAACGGATCTAAATTTTAATATCATCGGTGGATTTAGCTCAACTAATTATGCACTGTTGTACGATGGTATGGATGATTATGTCGAAGTGCCCGATAATCCAGAACTTAGTGCCATCGGATCATTTTTTACTCTTGAATTCTGGATAAAAATAGACTCGTACCCAAATATTCAACGAGAAGTATTAGGAAAATGGGGTAATGGATATATAGAAGATGATGAATACGCTATATGCATCGACCCATCTGGAATTCTCGGTATAGGTATTTCAGGTAATACAGGTCAAACTATTAAAGCAGAAGTGTTTTCTGACCCTATTCAACCACAAATCTGGAAGCACATCACAGTAGTATTTGATGCTAATATTAGTTCATTAAAAGTTTATGGAGATGGAATATTAGAGGGAGAAGCGAATACAAATACGATTATTATGGACCGGGATACTGATCAATCATTTTTTATTGGCGCTTATGATTTTTCATGGTCTTTCTTTAAAGGTTTACTTGATGATGTCAGGATTTGCAATGTTGCAAGAACTCAAAGTGATATTCAGGAAGATATGTATCAGCAATTATCAGGAAGTGAAACAGGTTTACTTGGTTACTGGCAATTCAATGAAGGAACAGGTGATATTACATCCGATAAAACAGTAAATGCCAACAATGGTTCACTTTTCGGTGGTGTGCAGTGGACTACTTCCTCAGCACCATTAATGCCTGGCTGGTTTTTCACGAGTACAGATTCTGGAATCTGTTCTCCACACACATCAATGGATATTGAACTGCTCTTTGATGCAACCGAAGTTGATACCAGAGATTACCACGCTTCAATAATTGTAAAAAATAATGATCCTTTTACACCATCTGTTGTAGTTCCAATTCATATGATAGTTTCATCGTCCGTTGGAATTGAGGATGGATTAAATAATCCACTGGTTTTCAATCTTGAGCAAAATTATCCAAACCCGTTCAATCCCAGTACAACGATAAAATACTCAATACCGATGTTAAGCAAAGTTAAGTTAACACTCTTCAATTTGCTGGGTGAAGAAGTAACGACTTTAGTGAATGAAGAAAAAATTGCGGGAAATTATTCTATTGAATTCAACGCAACATTACTGCCAAGCGGTGTTTATTTCTATCAATTGCGTGCGGGTGAATATACAGCAGTGAAGAAAATGATATTGTTGAAATAAAATAATTAACCGTAGAGACAGGTCGCGACCTGTCTCTACAAATTTAATGTGAGAATTAAAATGGTATGGTACTCTAAATAAATATTTATCAATCCATAACTAGGAGGATAAAATGTTGAGTTATACGAAATCCCGCAACGCGGGAAAAACTTCTCTACAAACTTTGTTTTTCTTTTTAATTGCTGTGCAGATTTGTTTTGCACAAGCACCAGTAATTTCAGTCACACCGGACTCTTTAATCGAAGATTTGTTATCAGGTAAAACAAGTGAACAAACACTTACCATATTTAACAATGGGAGTAGTGATCTGACGTTTGAGATAAATGTCAGAGATAATTTTGAGTTATTTCTTCTTAATTCAACCGACGATTATTCTATAGTTAGTTCAACTGATCCTTTAGAAGTAGCTAATATACCGGTAACCGACTACAAGAGTTATAGTGGAAATAGTTCATCTACGGGAAAGACATTTCTTCTCGAAAAAAATGAAAAAATTTATGAAGATAAATCGCTGGCGGGAGGATTAAAAATACTATTAATCACGTGCGGCGGTATGCCGAGTGAAATAAAAGATGCGTTACTAAGTTTTCCGGATATTCAGCAGGTTGATATTTTCGATGCATCAGGTTCAACTCCAACTATAAATCAATTACTCCCTTATCACACAGTAATAGCAATGGACAACACTCCATATTCTGATCCCGTCGAGTTGGGTAATATATTGGCTGATTATGTAGATGCCGGAAGAGGACTTATACTAACTGTTGCAACATTTGCTTCTGGATGGGAAATTACGGGACGTCTATTGGAAGATGAGTATTTTCCATTCAACATTGGTTATGGTCCCGTTGGAGGAGCAACACTTGGAACATTTAATCCAACTCATCCGATTATGCAGGGTGTAACATCAGCTTATGGAGATTTACTTGTAGATTTAACGGTTGCTAATGGTGCGGAGTTAGTAGCAAGCTGGGATACTGGATGGCCATTCGTGGCAACCAAGGGAAAAAATGTTGTTGCAGTAAACATATATGTAACAGAACCGGGTTATTGGACTGGTGATATTCCTTTACTTCTTCACAATGCTGCTTTCTGGGCTGGCAGCTGCAGATGGCTTTCTGCTGAGCCTGATAATGGAACGATTACCGCAGGTTCATCAATGGACATAACAATGAAATTTAATGCCGCAGGTTTAACTGGTGGTGAATATAATGCCAATATAAAAATATCCAGTAACGATCCCGTTACACCTGAGCTGATTGTTCCTGCACACTTATCTATTACAGATGCACCTGCAATTTGGACAAATACGGATAATATTAATTTCGGTGAAGTATTCCTTGGAGTATCTGATACATTTTACCTTGAAGTAAGAAACATTGGCTCACAGGACTTACTGATAATAAATTCAGCTATTCAACCAACCGAGTATACGGTATCGCCCGCGTTTGCAGGTATTGATCCGGGAGGGAGTGAAATCTTTACAATATCGTTTCTGCCAACTCAAGCTGGGAACTATCCCGGTACATTAACACTGACTAATAACGATCCATTGTACGACAATTATGTAGTTGACCTGAGCGGACAGGGAGTAGAGCCACCGATAATTGTTGTTTCTCCTGACTCATTGGTAGTCGGTGTGTTACCTGGTTCCACAAGAACAAAAATACTAACTATTAGTAACCAAGGCGAGAGCAATCTTTACTTCAACATTATCGGTGGTTTTAGTTCAACTAATTATGCGTTGCAGTTTGATGGAGTTGATGATCTTGTTGAAGTTCAAGATAATGCTAGTCTTGATATTTCAACTGAATTGACAATTGAAGCGTGGGCAAAGGTTGATTATCAACAATTTTATACAAACCCCGCAATTGTTTGCAAATATATTCATCCAATATCTGGATATTCTCTCAACCTTTTTTCGTATATCAATAATCCAATGACACTAGAGTTCAGAGATCTAAATTCCAATTGGTGTTATGTTTCAAGTTTAACAACAGGACTCAATGATTTTACATGGCACCATTTTGCTGGCACTTTTGACGGGGTGAAATTACGCATATATATAGACGGCATTCTGGATAATACTAGTCCAGATTATGTAACATCCATACTGTCAAATGATCTAAATCTAGCTATAGGCGGCGTCGTAAATATACAACAATGGTTTAATGGATTCATTGATGAAGTAAGAATTTGGAATGTTGCAAGAAGCCAACTCGAAATTCAAAACTCTATGTATAAGCAACTTAATAACATCGAACCAGGACTTGTAGCTTACTGGCAGTTTGATGAAGGAACCGGTACTATTACTTACGATAAAACTGCAAATGCGAACAATGGGACACTTAACGGAGGTGTTCAATGGACGGACGTTGCACCGCTTTTGCAGCCTGGTTGGTTTCTTATGAGTACGGATTCAGGAGTTTGTTTACCACACACATCAATGGATATCGAACTACTGTTTAATGCAACGGAACTTGATACCGGTGATTATTATGCTGCCGTAATTGTAAAAAGTAACGATCCTTTTACACCATCGGTTATAGTTCCGATTCATATGAAAGTTTCAACTTCAGTAGGAGTTGGTGATGGATTGAATACTCCAATGGTTTTCAATCTTGATCAAAATTATCCGAACCCATTCAATCCCAACACAACAATAAAATACTCAATACCTGAATTAAGCAAAGTAAAGTTAACGCTCTTCAATTTGCTGGGTGAAGAGATAACAACTTTAGTTAACGAAGAAAAGGTTGCAGGAAATTATTCGATTGAATTTTCCGCGGCATCATTGCCGAGCGGAGTTTATTTTTACAGAATACAAGCTGGTTCTTTTGTTGACACTAAGAAAATGATTTTAATAAAGTAATGGAGGCATTATGAAAACTTTAATTCAAACTCTGTTTTTCTTTATACTTACAACGCAGATTTGTTTTGGGCAAGATTTCAATTCAAACAATCAGCAAGATTATAAATCCAGAAAATTTATGATGAAATCTCACAATCCCAATCTCAAATCTTTTCCGGAAAAATCATTTTATAAACAGAAAGAAGATTGGCAATACATAATTGATACTACATGGGGACCCGGCTTACCACTTGCGCAGAAGCAGCAGATATTCAATATGTTCGCCAATAGTCTTCACAATTCTTTTGATGGATTTAATTCTCTCGGAATGACAATTGAGGATTGGGATACATTAAGAAACTATTATTATTCGAAAATAAACTCGACAACAAGTCGGGGAAGATTTTCAGCAATAATGAATTATTTATGTTCTAAGCTAAGAGATGGTCATACTTATTGTGATGATATTGGTGTTTATAGCACCCCATTAAATCCTGGTGTCCCATTTTTTATGTTTAGTGGTAATATTAGGAATGTAGAACATTTTGGAGCCGTGACAACTATTCTACCCGATAGTAATGTTATGATTTTACGTGTTGTCAATAATCATCCGCTCAATCTTGTGCCCGGAGATATTATTCTTGGATATGAAGGAGTTCCCTGGAAGGATTTGATTGTTGAATTAATGAATGCCGAGCTTCCAAATTATGATTGGTGGGGCGCTTATGAAGGTACTTATACAGATCATTTATTCATAGGTGCTGGAATGAATTGGCATTTATTTGATACAATTGATATACTGAAATACTCAACTGGTGATACGGTACATTTATCAGTCGCACCCTTAGTGAATCTGAACGTCCCCTCGATGTTAAATAATGAGCAAATAGAAATTCCAAACATTCCATTCCCGAATTATTTCAATGGTCAATATGTAAGCTATGGAATCCTGAATAACACAAATATTGGTTATATCTATGTGCTATCAGAAACTGGTACAGGCAATTCAAATTTTGACCAAGCTGTTGCTTCATTGCAGAATACCGATGCGCTAATAATTGATATGCGATGGAATGAAGGTGGTACAACAAGTTGGTCAGGAGCTTTTAACATTTTAGCGAATGAGAGTTTCCCTACTCTTGAATATGCTATGCGATGCAGTCCTTCAGACTTTACGTTGTGTCCGAACGGCAATGTAGGCACTTGTTTTGTAAATGGATCACAAACAAAATATGACAGACCAATAGCAGTATTATTAGGTCCAACTTGTATAAGCACAGGTGATCGAAATGCTTACAGATTAAAATACTTGTATAATGTAAAAACATTTGGGAAACCAACTTGGGGAACTCCTGGTTGGGATATCGACTTTAGTACCAGTACTTGGTATATGAGGCACTCTACTGGAGATGCATTTCATACAAATAATCCCGGATATTATTTGCAAAGAAGAGAATTCCCAATTGACTACCCGGTTTGGCATAATCGTGATGATGTTGCCGTAGGTAAAGATGCTGTTGTAGAAAAAGCACTTTGGTGGATAAATAATTTGGTTTATCCGCATGATAATGTAACTGATAAAACTTATTATTCTCCATCGGATGACACGATTCATTTTTCAACAATTATTGAGAATCCGAATTCTCATCAGCTATCAGCACGTGCATATCTCAAAACAATTGAAGGTGTTCTGATTGATTCTGTCAATCTTGAAAAACAAACATTAAACTCAGACAGCGAAAATTGGATAGCACGCATTAGTAAACCAAGTTTTGAGGAAATATTCAAAATAGCCCTCACTGTATTCGATGAAACGGCATCAGAGCGATTCACAGTACCAAATGCAACTCGTTTTGCTACTTCTGGTCCCGTAGTGTTGGATAGCGTTACTTACACAAAGAATTTTGGCAAATACTTCTGTAGACCGTATATAACAAATAAAGGAGATTCCAGTCTCCACAATATTTCAGGTAAGCTTATAAGTAATGATGCTTGGGTAACCACAATAAATCCATCAACCTGGTTGATACAAAATCTACCACCTGATGTTTCTACACCTTCAGTTGGAGCTTTGATAGTGAGCGTGATTGATACCTTATTCCCAGCATACTTCAATTTTGAAGCTCATATTGGCTGCGATAATTGGCCTTTTTGGGAAGATTCGATTTTGGTGATTGTTGGAGTTGAAGATGAAATATCATCGCCAACAGAGTTTTTGCTTTTACAAAATTATCCGAATCCTTTCAACCCAAGCACAATAATCAGTTATCAGTTACCTGTAAGCAGTGATGTAACGCTAAAAGTTTATGATGTCCTTGGGAATGAAATTGCGACACTTGTTGATGAATACAAACCATCAAGCAGGTATGAAGTTGAGTTTGATGCGGTTTCTTTACCAAGTGGTGTTTATTTCTATCAATTAAGAGCAGGTGACTTTATACAAACACGTAAGATGATTTTAATTAAATAAAATTTTGGGATCTGTCTCTCAACCATAGGCTGACAAGCTGACCGATCCGGAATATTGATGCGAACTAAAAGCGGAACGGACGGTAGTCCGTTCCCTACACGGGAATGTATGAAATGAAAATGCTTTTATTTAAATAAAAAAACCTCTCCCTTAATCCCTCTCCTTAGTAAGGAGAGGGAAAGAGGGTGAGGTTGTGTTCTTAAAAGATAAAACGGTTCACTAATTAATAATTTATCAATCTTTAAATAGGAGGTTCCTATGTCAAGTTTCTTGAAATACCTAAACAAAGAAAAAAGTGTATTATTTCTTTTGTTTTTTTTATCAACAAGTTTTTGTTGTACAGTATTGGCTCAACCAGTTCATACACAAGGGCATTTATATATAATAGAACTGGATAAGGAGAAAGAGAATTTTGTAAATGAATTACGTCTGGATGTATCTCCTGGTGATTCGATCCAATTTAAAAGTGTAAATGGCGACTTTGCTATTTATGTTATAAATGCAATTAGTTTTCTCCAAATCAAAGATGAAGATCTAAAAGCACGGGTTAATTCTAAGAATCCGGTAAGCGAAATCTATTTGGTGAAGACAGCAACTGACGAAATTGAATATATATATTCTATTTACTGTGTTACTTCAAATAGTTGGCCCGATGCACCGCCACGAATAATTATTGTATCTCAGTAATAAACGGGCGAGTTAACTCTCGCCCTAATTTTTTGAATTCCATAAGTAGAGCAGCTTAGTTCCTTAGAGTAAACTTTACTTTACATTAAAAACTGCGAAAAATCAAAACATGCAACATAGATTCATATCTCTGCAACATAAAGTCAAACTAATTCTTAATTAGTGCAAGCGTTAGCAACATAGTCAATAACTACCGACCTCCCTGATTTATTTTATTTGAGTTGTCATTATTTAACAACATTTTCAACAAAAAAATCAGGAGGACGAAATGAAATCTTTAATTTTAGTATTGGTTGCTTGCCTGCCAGTATTCTTTTTCAGTTGTCAAGAAAATCTAATAAATCAACCAGAAACCTCACAAATTCAGAAAGACAACCTGCCTTTAACTAATTCAATAAAAATTTGCTGCGAAGTCAAAGATCCAAGATATGGAGTCTGTAACCTGAACGGCTGTGTTGACTTCACTCTTGAGATAATCAGGGAAGCTATGCACCCGAGGGCTATACATATGGTATCAGTAAAATTGTATATGAATACAATTCTCTGTGATAAGCTTGGTATGGTTCATCTTGAATGGCGTGCAGAAGACAGAACTGAAGACATAGTTTATGTAAGCGAAGACGGTATCGTACTTCTAGAAAAAAGTTACTGGATAACTAACCGAAATGATGTCGTTTTATTGGTTAAATACCTTGTGACGACAAATGGAATCGGTATTGCAGATGCAAATCTTGTTTCGTTAGAGAAATAATTTATTAACAATAATTAAAGGAGCACTAAGATGAAAAAGTTATTTATTCCTTTTGTTAAAACTGTGGTGTTTTTTTCTGCCTATTGGCTATTTGCGGTGGCAGTTATCAGCCTGGCTGGATGCCAGGAAAACGATATAGCCGGACCTGTTAGCAGCTTTGATAAAGAGCAGAAAGGAACGGCTGACACTTTTTTCCGGGGAATCATAAGACTTGACGGAGTTCTTGACGATCCATACCCGATTGTAAATTCTTTTTACAGAATTTCCGGTGAGATAGAATTTGAAATGCAGAGTATTCTCACTAATTCAATGCCTGTTTTATCAAAGCAAATCGTAAACATCCATTTGGTTGCCAGTGCAGATCTTCAATATGTCTGCACAGTCTGTTCTCCTTCACCGGAAGATGACTTATCCGGATTTTTATCAGAGGTATCTGATGACAGGGTTGCACTTGCAGGTAGCAGTGTATCACTGCTTGAAAAAACCTATACCATCCAGGGACGCGATGATGGAATGATGCTAAAATTGACATTTATAATTTCTAATAGCGGAGTTGAATTATGCACAATGCGGTTGGCTTTACCAT
This window encodes:
- a CDS encoding T9SS type A sorting domain-containing protein; the protein is MKTLIQTLFFFILTTQICFGQDFNSNNQQDYKSRKFMMKSHNPNLKSFPEKSFYKQKEDWQYIIDTTWGPGLPLAQKQQIFNMFANSLHNSFDGFNSLGMTIEDWDTLRNYYYSKINSTTSRGRFSAIMNYLCSKLRDGHTYCDDIGVYSTPLNPGVPFFMFSGNIRNVEHFGAVTTILPDSNVMILRVVNNHPLNLVPGDIILGYEGVPWKDLIVELMNAELPNYDWWGAYEGTYTDHLFIGAGMNWHLFDTIDILKYSTGDTVHLSVAPLVNLNVPSMLNNEQIEIPNIPFPNYFNGQYVSYGILNNTNIGYIYVLSETGTGNSNFDQAVASLQNTDALIIDMRWNEGGTTSWSGAFNILANESFPTLEYAMRCSPSDFTLCPNGNVGTCFVNGSQTKYDRPIAVLLGPTCISTGDRNAYRLKYLYNVKTFGKPTWGTPGWDIDFSTSTWYMRHSTGDAFHTNNPGYYLQRREFPIDYPVWHNRDDVAVGKDAVVEKALWWINNLVYPHDNVTDKTYYSPSDDTIHFSTIIENPNSHQLSARAYLKTIEGVLIDSVNLEKQTLNSDSENWIARISKPSFEEIFKIALTVFDETASERFTVPNATRFATSGPVVLDSVTYTKNFGKYFCRPYITNKGDSSLHNISGKLISNDAWVTTINPSTWLIQNLPPDVSTPSVGALIVSVIDTLFPAYFNFEAHIGCDNWPFWEDSILVIVGVEDEISSPTEFLLLQNYPNPFNPSTIISYQLPVSSDVTLKVYDVLGNEIATLVDEYKPSSRYEVEFDAVSLPSGVYFYQLRAGDFIQTRKMILIK